Proteins from a single region of Bdellovibrio bacteriovorus HD100:
- a CDS encoding FAD-dependent oxidoreductase, protein MGTSAELKGPNLSKGVDLSELREDKSLLGYVGEEPVILVRHDEEYFAIGATCSHYGGPLADGLVVGETVHCPWHHACFDLRTGEALKAPALNPVSAYNVEVRGSKVFVTSKKESTVRPREWSESQRYVIVGSGAAGTAAAIMLRKQGFIGSITIVSEDKSLPYDRPNLSKDYLAGNIPEDWVPLETEEFYQTHKIHFELSTKAEKVDAHRRSVFLSNGKTLRYDRLLLATGGEPIHPPIPGIKQDHVFYLRTLQDCQRIIGRTSWAQKVVIVGAGFIGLEVAAALRQRNLEVHVVAPEEMPLLKVVGVHVGSVLHKLHEEHGVIFHLGHTIKEIRQRSVLLDDGHSVDCDFVIVGTGIHPNTQLAEQAGCWVENGVLVNEYLETSVPGIFAAGDIARWPDPHSQRSIRVEHWEVAERQGQTAALNMMGDRIKFQDVPFFWTQHYDLSLGYVGHSDRFDRMDVMGDLNSRDFAVAYYEDQKVAAVLTLGRDRESLLVEEAIGQYDEKKIHEIFHQHERDHHP, encoded by the coding sequence ATGGGAACCAGTGCTGAATTGAAAGGACCGAATTTATCCAAGGGAGTGGATCTCAGCGAGCTGCGTGAAGATAAAAGTCTGCTGGGCTATGTCGGGGAAGAGCCGGTGATTCTGGTTCGCCATGATGAAGAGTACTTTGCCATCGGTGCGACCTGTTCACACTATGGCGGTCCTCTGGCTGATGGACTGGTGGTCGGAGAAACTGTGCACTGTCCATGGCACCATGCCTGTTTTGATCTGCGCACGGGGGAGGCATTGAAGGCTCCGGCTTTGAATCCTGTTTCGGCCTACAATGTGGAAGTGCGCGGAAGCAAGGTCTTTGTCACCAGCAAAAAAGAAAGCACGGTGCGGCCGCGGGAGTGGAGTGAATCGCAGAGGTACGTCATCGTGGGTTCCGGAGCTGCGGGGACCGCCGCGGCAATCATGCTGCGCAAACAGGGTTTTATCGGTTCCATCACTATTGTCAGCGAAGACAAGTCGTTGCCTTATGACCGTCCGAATCTGTCGAAGGACTATCTGGCGGGGAATATCCCGGAAGACTGGGTGCCTTTGGAGACCGAGGAATTCTATCAGACTCACAAAATTCACTTTGAACTTTCAACGAAGGCGGAAAAGGTCGATGCTCACAGGCGCAGTGTGTTCCTGTCGAATGGAAAAACTTTGCGCTATGACCGACTGTTGCTGGCGACAGGTGGGGAACCGATCCACCCGCCGATTCCGGGCATCAAGCAGGATCACGTGTTTTATCTGCGCACCCTGCAGGACTGCCAGCGCATTATCGGTCGCACATCCTGGGCGCAAAAAGTGGTGATTGTGGGGGCCGGATTTATCGGCCTTGAGGTGGCGGCAGCCCTTCGCCAGCGCAATCTGGAAGTGCATGTGGTGGCACCGGAAGAGATGCCCTTGTTGAAAGTTGTCGGCGTCCATGTTGGAAGTGTGCTGCACAAACTGCATGAAGAACACGGGGTGATCTTCCATCTGGGGCACACGATCAAAGAAATCCGTCAGCGCAGTGTTCTGCTGGATGACGGGCACAGTGTGGACTGTGACTTTGTGATAGTGGGCACGGGAATTCACCCTAACACTCAATTGGCTGAACAGGCGGGTTGCTGGGTCGAAAATGGGGTGCTGGTGAATGAATATCTTGAAACCAGTGTGCCTGGCATTTTTGCGGCGGGGGACATTGCCAGATGGCCAGACCCTCACAGTCAGCGCTCCATCCGGGTGGAACACTGGGAGGTCGCCGAACGCCAAGGGCAAACGGCGGCATTGAACATGATGGGGGACCGGATAAAGTTCCAGGATGTGCCGTTCTTCTGGACACAGCACTATGATTTGAGCTTGGGATACGTCGGACACTCAGATCGCTTTGATAGAATGGATGTGATGGGGGATCTTAACAGCAGAGATTTCGCTGTGGCCTATTATGAAGATCAAAAAGTGGCTGCAGTACTGACGCTGGGCCGTGATCGGGAAAGCCTTTTGGTCGAAGAGGCGATCGGCCAGTACGATGAGAAGAAGATCCACGAGATCTTCCATCAACACGAACGTGATCATCATCCCTAA
- a CDS encoding DUF1328 domain-containing protein — translation MLRAAIAFFIIAIVAYIFGASGVAGMSVEIGRILLFVFLALAIISFVINLVSGRKP, via the coding sequence ATGCTTAGAGCCGCGATAGCTTTCTTTATCATTGCGATTGTTGCCTACATCTTCGGTGCCAGCGGCGTAGCGGGGATGTCGGTGGAGATCGGGCGAATTCTGCTGTTCGTCTTCCTGGCCTTGGCCATTATCAGCTTTGTCATCAATCTGGTCAGTGGTCGAAAGCCCTGA
- a CDS encoding YajG family lipoprotein, producing the protein MKQLLVLVALSLLSSCAMKGQSIRDVPTINSQNIQAPLRDLPKKEVTISVVDARKDEVKAQSDELRSEVRRAVAEALERQGVAVKTPGANSLLLTIEDYQTGQFKEGCVKVSGVLTIPNKAKAKAEASSCFETKHPFGFKMGTDITKAYEEALNLLFKNLDSALSEIYSH; encoded by the coding sequence ATGAAACAACTTCTGGTGTTGGTGGCTTTGTCACTTCTTTCCTCTTGCGCGATGAAGGGGCAAAGCATTCGTGATGTTCCCACTATCAACTCTCAAAACATTCAAGCACCGTTGCGCGACCTTCCGAAAAAAGAAGTGACCATCAGCGTGGTGGATGCCCGCAAAGATGAAGTGAAAGCTCAGAGTGATGAACTGCGTTCGGAAGTCCGCCGTGCGGTTGCCGAGGCGTTGGAACGCCAAGGGGTGGCCGTGAAAACGCCGGGGGCTAATTCTTTGCTGTTAACAATTGAAGACTATCAGACTGGCCAGTTCAAAGAAGGCTGCGTGAAAGTTTCTGGTGTCCTGACTATTCCCAACAAAGCCAAGGCCAAGGCCGAAGCTTCCAGTTGCTTTGAAACCAAACACCCGTTCGGCTTCAAAATGGGCACGGATATCACCAAGGCTTACGAAGAAGCCTTGAACCTGCTGTTCAAAAATCTGGATTCTGCTTTGTCAGAAATTTATTCGCACTAG
- a CDS encoding YeiH family protein: protein MNKTKIAKIAFPIAALLCFFPFVSSAAALVLGIVLAVALGNPYVDKTRSYTHHLLSLSVIGLGAGMDLMVVGRVGLQGIGYTVVGISFTLLLGMLIGRMLKIERDTSTLITVGTAICGGSAIAAVAPTIRAKSHEVSVALGTVFMLNACALVIFPWIGHLLNLTQTQFGLWSALAIHDTSSVVGSTLQYGPESLQVGTTVKLARALWIVPVTFLIGLFYFRGQKVEGGAGKAKKPWFILGFLIAAALVTWIPELRPVGHVVETVAKRALVVTLFLIGANLTKETLKSVGIKPFLQGVGLWIVVASCTLGAILIGWIH, encoded by the coding sequence ATGAACAAAACAAAAATAGCAAAAATTGCGTTTCCGATAGCGGCACTTTTGTGCTTTTTCCCTTTTGTCTCTTCAGCGGCCGCCCTGGTTCTGGGAATCGTATTAGCCGTGGCCCTGGGGAACCCATATGTCGACAAAACCCGCAGCTACACTCATCATCTGCTAAGTCTTTCTGTGATCGGCCTGGGGGCCGGGATGGATTTGATGGTGGTGGGTCGAGTGGGTTTGCAAGGCATCGGTTACACCGTGGTGGGCATATCGTTCACTCTGCTGCTGGGAATGTTGATCGGGCGTATGCTTAAGATCGAACGGGATACTTCTACATTGATCACAGTGGGCACTGCGATCTGTGGTGGCAGTGCCATTGCGGCGGTGGCTCCTACAATCCGCGCCAAATCTCATGAAGTGTCGGTGGCTTTGGGAACAGTGTTTATGTTGAACGCCTGTGCTCTGGTGATTTTTCCTTGGATTGGACATCTGCTAAATCTGACACAAACCCAGTTCGGCCTTTGGAGTGCGCTGGCAATTCACGACACAAGTTCGGTGGTGGGCTCCACACTGCAATACGGTCCTGAATCTTTGCAGGTGGGAACAACAGTTAAACTTGCGCGCGCATTGTGGATTGTTCCGGTGACCTTCCTGATTGGTTTGTTCTATTTCCGCGGTCAAAAAGTGGAGGGCGGAGCCGGCAAAGCAAAGAAGCCATGGTTCATTCTGGGCTTTTTGATTGCAGCGGCTTTGGTGACTTGGATTCCGGAACTTCGCCCGGTGGGCCATGTGGTTGAAACCGTGGCAAAGCGCGCCTTGGTGGTGACCTTATTCCTGATTGGTGCCAATCTCACGAAAGAAACCCTGAAAAGTGTCGGCATCAAACCCTTTCTGCAAGGAGTGGGTTTGTGGATCGTGGTGGCGTCCTGCACACTGGGTGCGATTCTGATTGGTTGGATTCACTAA
- a CDS encoding S8 family peptidase: protein MKAILFLITTVLGASMNSYSQENSEKDIVVAIIDTGVDVNHPLLRDNLWVNPREKDNMKDDDGNGYADDLHGWNFVSNNNDLTDNHGHGTHVAGIIQQRTRSSRVKFMILKYYDPSIPANDNLMNTVKAIRYATKMKADIINYSGGGDERSPMEEAAIRDAQEQGILFVAAAGNEGRNTDLVGYYPAGYKLNNIISVAAMDSQRRLLASSNFGTGSVDIAAPGKNVFSALPGGKYGYMSGTSQATAWVSGLAASLMLNRPWETLAPQEIKNALVKSGIKDRQLSKKIRSQTRISNLQAGLNLE from the coding sequence ATGAAAGCAATTCTGTTTTTAATCACTACAGTTCTGGGGGCCTCGATGAATTCATACTCTCAAGAGAATTCAGAAAAGGATATTGTGGTCGCGATCATCGACACCGGCGTGGATGTGAACCATCCACTGCTTCGCGACAACCTGTGGGTGAACCCCCGCGAAAAAGACAATATGAAAGATGATGATGGCAATGGATATGCCGATGACCTCCATGGATGGAACTTTGTTTCCAACAACAATGACCTGACCGACAACCACGGTCACGGGACCCACGTGGCGGGCATCATCCAGCAGCGCACCCGTTCGTCGCGCGTGAAGTTCATGATTTTGAAGTACTATGATCCGTCGATTCCGGCAAACGACAACCTTATGAATACTGTGAAGGCCATTCGTTATGCCACAAAGATGAAAGCGGATATTATCAACTATTCCGGCGGTGGCGACGAAAGAAGCCCCATGGAAGAGGCAGCCATTCGCGACGCCCAGGAACAGGGCATTCTATTTGTCGCTGCCGCCGGCAACGAAGGGCGCAACACCGACCTGGTGGGCTATTACCCCGCGGGATACAAACTGAACAACATCATTTCCGTGGCCGCCATGGATTCACAAAGGCGCCTGTTGGCCTCGAGCAACTTCGGCACGGGCTCGGTGGACATCGCTGCTCCGGGAAAGAATGTGTTTTCCGCCCTTCCCGGTGGAAAGTACGGATACATGAGCGGCACCTCCCAGGCCACCGCCTGGGTCAGTGGCCTGGCCGCCTCTTTGATGCTGAACCGCCCTTGGGAAACCCTGGCACCGCAGGAAATTAAAAATGCCCTGGTGAAAAGTGGCATCAAGGACCGCCAGCTTTCAAAGAAAATCCGTTCCCAGACTCGCATTTCAAACCTTCAGGCGGGACTGAATCTGGAATAG
- a CDS encoding GGDEF domain-containing protein has product MKQWVKKLVDQFDMDWGSNSGTEKAKDVPAMSEERATLLFILDVMNKHLFEIQNHSVRKVRNKLDNFSKSLVKQDHADTERVLFEIRQFISSYRIDEYSYVQNTFDDFKRIIWEFADHLSEEVDAEASASGDINQSLEQLREAVESNSIEDLRAKSREFINFYLKHQSTHNERRSKRMEAIKKNLTTVKKQLMEANTTMRKDHLTGAHNRRSYDEQIRRYLQLHEIDKDPMTLIIMDIDFFKKINDSYGHDIGDFVLQECVRLIQESFSREEDFIARLGGEEFAVILPGCDAQAAVRMAEEAMNRIRKEVFVHEKFEIRFTVSLGIAEVMPGEKADALYKRADEALYESKQTGRNKYTVSKGSQIKRVA; this is encoded by the coding sequence TTGAAACAGTGGGTGAAAAAACTAGTTGATCAGTTTGACATGGACTGGGGCTCGAACAGTGGCACTGAAAAAGCCAAGGATGTTCCTGCCATGAGCGAAGAGCGTGCGACACTGCTCTTTATCCTCGACGTCATGAACAAACACCTTTTTGAAATCCAAAACCATTCGGTGCGCAAAGTGCGCAACAAGCTGGATAACTTCTCTAAATCATTAGTGAAGCAGGATCATGCCGACACCGAGCGTGTGCTGTTTGAAATACGTCAGTTTATTTCCAGCTATCGCATTGATGAATACAGCTATGTGCAAAACACCTTTGATGATTTCAAACGCATCATCTGGGAATTCGCCGATCATCTCAGCGAAGAGGTCGACGCCGAGGCTTCCGCCAGCGGCGACATCAACCAGAGCCTGGAACAACTGCGTGAGGCCGTGGAGTCCAACTCTATCGAAGACCTGCGGGCCAAATCCCGCGAGTTCATCAACTTCTATCTGAAGCATCAAAGCACCCACAACGAACGCCGCTCCAAACGTATGGAGGCGATCAAAAAGAATCTGACCACGGTCAAAAAACAGCTTATGGAGGCCAACACCACCATGAGAAAAGACCATCTGACCGGGGCTCACAACCGCAGAAGCTATGACGAGCAAATCCGCCGTTACCTGCAGTTGCATGAAATCGACAAAGATCCGATGACCTTGATTATCATGGACATCGACTTCTTCAAGAAGATCAATGACTCTTATGGACATGACATTGGCGACTTTGTCCTGCAGGAATGCGTGCGCCTGATCCAGGAAAGCTTCTCTCGCGAAGAGGATTTCATTGCCCGCCTGGGCGGTGAAGAGTTCGCGGTGATCTTGCCAGGCTGTGATGCCCAGGCAGCTGTGCGCATGGCCGAAGAAGCCATGAACCGCATCCGCAAAGAAGTCTTTGTTCACGAAAAGTTTGAAATCCGCTTCACCGTGTCCCTGGGTATCGCCGAAGTGATGCCGGGCGAAAAAGCGGACGCCTTATATAAGCGCGCTGATGAAGCGCTGTACGAATCCAAGCAGACGGGACGCAACAAATACACTGTGTCCAAGGGTTCCCAGATCAAACGTGTGGCCTGA
- a CDS encoding S8 family serine peptidase, translating into MRTFKTNTPPRFFSSLLISALLFTACSPSAQAPKDQIFNSDFLEGLYSNRPTVEDPYIFIVKLSNPALLETAQRKDGKLVIDKRLLAAIQAEQEATIEELKKISSDIKVLIRYKLVLNGFAVWAPANVYDKIKAVPNITLSEKAGSFARPSEDEINLKGLVGKNTSVKFIGSEAAYAQNIRGQGMRVGVIDTGVDYTHKMLGGEGTEEAYKAVNPNETHPSFPNKKVVGGIDIVGSEYNSGAPNPLKRIPVPDANPLDEATHGTHVAGTVAGVGDGVNTYDGVAPDADLYAIKVFGAKGSTSDEVVIAALEYAADPTGDLTFQKQLDVVNLSLGSGYGNPHIMYNHAIKNLVRGGTVVVAAAGNSGDLPYIVGAPSVSDDAISVANSIDNMNQNVLFPAAEFAVNGEALIVEATEGAITKPLADVTDLKAELVYIGTAAKPLDEATKARLLGKIAFIDRGEVNFSVKIQVAQDNGAIGVVVANNAEGAPIVMGGDGKFDIPGIMIDLTSAKRIKAALAQGPVEANLKTTAQIEKPWMADTISPSSSRGPRSEDGIIKPEISAPGTNIISAASGAGEKGATMTGTSMASPHIAGVMALLKQKYNTLSPAELKSVLLAHGKVIHAADKKVYSVSRQGAGRVQVAESLNAKIVTVPSVISFGITDVEKQKTLAKEIVVKNISDETVTLTAQWSGSEALQITAATVTLAAGESKTVLVKGKINSSLMQNSTDELDGFLTFKAQDKTLAQLPALAVTRKISKISASPVVVHSSSKADSAGSLAEVVLKNDSVNPGEAYLFNLLGADGRKKSPKQDLVHNRNCDLQSAGYRVNESDKGRVLQVALKLYEGMTTWQRCEVNVQIDSNGDGLADQELAGLPASDLPGMTGDEFVSLLLDGNQAREMRRQYEKDFVTDPSKAKEDYSGAVLDMRGMGVFDNSTLAIIEADISMLSFAETGEISLKVSTTHGDNGAIEYDDYLGEHSSQWEKVSVNTNAQAYTQIPEVIELEAQSSTTVNLIKGYGAGDLILYAPQNRSVRDVLLEDNQSQLIPATFSDEN; encoded by the coding sequence ATGAGAACGTTTAAAACGAACACACCACCAAGATTTTTTTCATCCCTGTTGATTTCAGCTTTGCTGTTCACTGCCTGCAGCCCCTCGGCTCAAGCTCCGAAGGATCAGATCTTCAATTCAGACTTTCTGGAAGGACTTTACAGCAACCGCCCCACTGTTGAAGATCCGTACATCTTTATAGTCAAACTTTCCAATCCGGCATTGCTTGAAACAGCCCAAAGAAAAGACGGCAAACTGGTCATCGACAAAAGACTTCTTGCCGCAATTCAAGCTGAGCAGGAAGCCACGATCGAAGAACTTAAAAAGATCTCTTCTGACATCAAAGTTCTTATTCGCTACAAACTGGTGCTAAACGGTTTCGCGGTCTGGGCTCCCGCCAACGTCTATGACAAAATCAAGGCTGTTCCCAACATCACTCTTTCTGAAAAAGCCGGTTCTTTCGCCCGCCCTTCTGAAGATGAAATCAACCTGAAGGGCCTGGTTGGCAAAAACACCTCCGTGAAATTCATCGGCTCTGAGGCGGCTTATGCCCAGAACATCCGTGGCCAGGGCATGCGCGTGGGCGTGATCGACACAGGTGTCGACTACACTCATAAAATGCTGGGTGGTGAAGGCACGGAAGAAGCCTATAAAGCGGTCAACCCAAACGAAACTCACCCCTCCTTCCCGAACAAAAAAGTTGTGGGCGGTATCGACATCGTGGGCTCTGAGTACAATTCAGGCGCCCCAAACCCTTTGAAGCGCATTCCGGTTCCCGATGCCAATCCATTGGATGAAGCCACGCACGGAACGCATGTGGCCGGCACCGTGGCGGGCGTGGGTGATGGTGTAAACACTTATGATGGTGTGGCTCCGGATGCGGATCTTTATGCCATCAAGGTTTTCGGTGCCAAAGGCTCCACCAGTGATGAGGTCGTGATCGCGGCCCTTGAATATGCTGCCGACCCAACAGGGGATCTGACTTTCCAAAAACAACTGGACGTTGTGAATCTGTCTTTGGGCAGCGGTTACGGCAATCCTCATATCATGTACAACCACGCGATCAAAAATCTGGTGCGTGGCGGAACTGTTGTTGTGGCGGCCGCGGGTAACAGCGGGGACCTGCCATACATCGTGGGTGCCCCTTCTGTTTCTGATGACGCAATTTCTGTCGCCAACAGCATCGACAACATGAACCAGAACGTGCTTTTCCCGGCGGCAGAATTTGCTGTTAATGGTGAGGCGCTGATCGTGGAAGCCACAGAGGGTGCCATCACCAAACCTTTGGCTGATGTGACTGATCTGAAAGCGGAGCTGGTCTATATCGGCACCGCTGCCAAACCTTTGGATGAGGCGACCAAAGCCCGCCTGCTTGGAAAAATCGCCTTCATCGACCGTGGTGAAGTGAACTTCTCGGTTAAAATTCAAGTGGCCCAGGACAACGGCGCTATCGGTGTTGTTGTTGCCAACAATGCCGAAGGGGCTCCGATCGTTATGGGAGGCGACGGGAAATTTGACATCCCAGGAATCATGATTGATCTGACCTCTGCAAAACGCATCAAGGCCGCCTTGGCACAAGGCCCGGTTGAAGCCAACCTTAAAACCACGGCTCAGATTGAAAAACCGTGGATGGCGGACACGATCTCCCCGTCCTCTTCCCGCGGTCCCCGTTCTGAAGACGGCATCATCAAGCCTGAAATCTCGGCTCCGGGAACGAACATTATCTCTGCCGCCAGCGGTGCTGGTGAAAAAGGCGCAACAATGACCGGAACCAGCATGGCCAGTCCCCACATTGCGGGTGTGATGGCGTTGCTGAAGCAAAAGTACAACACACTTTCACCGGCAGAGCTGAAATCAGTCTTGCTGGCGCACGGCAAGGTGATCCACGCAGCAGACAAAAAGGTTTACTCCGTCAGCCGTCAGGGGGCCGGCCGTGTTCAGGTGGCTGAATCTTTGAATGCCAAAATTGTGACGGTTCCGTCTGTGATCTCTTTTGGTATTACTGACGTTGAAAAACAAAAGACCCTGGCCAAAGAAATCGTTGTCAAAAACATCAGCGACGAGACTGTGACTTTGACAGCTCAATGGTCCGGCTCTGAGGCCCTGCAAATCACGGCAGCAACTGTGACTTTGGCAGCAGGCGAATCCAAAACTGTTCTGGTTAAGGGAAAAATCAACAGCTCTTTGATGCAAAACTCAACAGACGAGCTGGATGGCTTCCTGACCTTCAAGGCCCAGGACAAAACTTTGGCACAACTGCCGGCTTTAGCAGTGACTCGCAAGATTTCCAAAATCTCGGCGTCTCCTGTTGTGGTTCACTCGTCTTCCAAAGCAGACAGCGCTGGCAGTCTGGCGGAAGTGGTTCTGAAAAATGACAGCGTGAATCCGGGTGAAGCTTACCTGTTCAACCTTTTGGGTGCTGACGGCCGTAAGAAATCTCCGAAGCAGGACCTGGTTCACAACCGTAACTGTGACCTTCAGTCTGCGGGTTATCGTGTGAATGAGTCTGACAAAGGCCGCGTGCTGCAAGTGGCTTTGAAGCTTTATGAAGGCATGACCACTTGGCAGCGTTGTGAAGTGAACGTGCAAATTGATTCCAACGGTGACGGGTTGGCGGATCAGGAGCTGGCGGGACTGCCCGCTTCGGACCTTCCAGGCATGACTGGGGATGAGTTTGTCAGCCTTCTTCTGGATGGCAATCAGGCCCGTGAAATGCGTCGTCAGTATGAAAAAGACTTTGTCACGGATCCAAGCAAGGCCAAAGAAGACTACAGCGGGGCGGTTTTGGACATGCGTGGCATGGGTGTCTTTGACAACTCCACGCTAGCAATCATCGAAGCTGATATTTCCATGCTTTCCTTTGCAGAAACTGGCGAAATCAGCCTGAAGGTCTCTACGACCCACGGTGACAACGGCGCCATCGAATATGACGACTATCTGGGCGAGCACAGCTCTCAATGGGAAAAGGTTTCTGTGAATACGAATGCTCAGGCCTACACCCAGATTCCGGAAGTGATCGAACTGGAGGCTCAAAGCAGCACAACCGTGAACCTGATCAAAGGTTACGGCGCTGGCGACCTGATCCTGTACGCTCCTCAGAATCGCTCGGTTCGTGACGTTCTGCTTGAGGACAACCAGTCCCAGCTGATTCCAGCCACGTTCAGCGACGAAAATTAA
- a CDS encoding OsmC family protein produces MQRKGSAHWQGNLQNGSGELSTESGALKNLPYSFSDRFENGMGTNPEELIGAAHSGCFAMALSGALAKKGFNAESLDVSATVTLEKSGDGFVIQSSKLKLRALVPGIDRKLFETIAQDAKVNCPVSKVLKAEISLEIDFHELRSPSATAH; encoded by the coding sequence ATGCAACGCAAAGGTTCAGCTCACTGGCAGGGAAATCTTCAAAATGGCAGCGGCGAACTGTCTACGGAAAGTGGCGCTCTTAAAAATCTTCCCTATTCATTTTCCGACCGCTTTGAAAATGGCATGGGAACCAACCCCGAGGAACTGATTGGCGCGGCTCACTCTGGGTGTTTCGCTATGGCTCTTTCCGGAGCCCTTGCTAAAAAAGGATTCAATGCGGAGTCATTGGATGTCTCTGCAACTGTGACCTTGGAAAAATCTGGCGACGGCTTTGTTATTCAGTCTTCCAAACTGAAGCTGCGTGCGCTGGTTCCGGGCATTGACCGGAAACTTTTTGAAACCATCGCCCAGGATGCCAAGGTCAACTGCCCGGTTTCCAAAGTGCTCAAGGCTGAGATTTCTTTAGAAATCGACTTCCACGAACTTCGTTCCCCGTCCGCCACTGCACACTAG